In Gossypium arboreum isolate Shixiya-1 chromosome 5, ASM2569848v2, whole genome shotgun sequence, a single genomic region encodes these proteins:
- the LOC108450834 gene encoding uncharacterized protein LOC108450834 produces MYVATTEKNAQEGHPWKLNFDEASNAIGNKIEAILVFLNGDHYPFTSKLHFDCMNNMAKYEACIMGIHAAIEHKIKVLEVYVDSTLVIYHLKGEWEARDPKLINYHRLVLELIEEFVDITFCYLSRNENQMANVLATLASMIKMNKQEDVKPIQMSIFEASTHCYNIKEEEKDNHSWYHDIL; encoded by the coding sequence atgtatgttgcaACCACTGAAAAAAATGCTCAAGAAGGACATCCTTGGAAACTAAATTTTGACGAAGCTTCAAATGCTATAGGTAATAAAATCGAGGCAATCCTGGTATTCctaaatggagatcattatccctttactagtaaattgCATTTTGATTGTATGAACAATATGGCaaaatacgaagcatgcatcatgggtatccaTGCAGCCATAGAACACAAGATCAAAGTACTAGAGGTATATGTGGATTCTACACTAGTGATCTATCacctcaaaggtgaatgggaggcGAGAGACCCCAAACTGATCAACTATCATAGGTTGGTTCTTGAGTTAATTGAGGAGTTTGTTGACATCACTTTCTGCTACCTCTCACGaaatgaaaatcagatggctaaCGTGCTGGCTACTTTAGCTTCCATGATCAAAatgaacaaacaagaagatgtaAAACCTATCCAGATGAGTATTTTTGAGGCTTCGACTCATTGTTACAAcatcaaagaagaagaaaaggataaTCACTCTTGGTACCATGATATACTGTGA